Within Lolium rigidum isolate FL_2022 chromosome 5, APGP_CSIRO_Lrig_0.1, whole genome shotgun sequence, the genomic segment tgagaacccaaaacaattgccaagtatcaaattattcaagaccatataccaattaccacatgaagcattttctgtttccaaccaaacagcaatgaacgaagcggttttcaaccttcgccatgaacattaaaagtagaactaagaacaccagtgttcatatgaaacagcggagcgtgtctttctcccacacaaggaatgctaggatccaaatttattcaaacataaacaaaaataaaaacatacagacgctccaagtaaagcacataagatgtgacggaataaaaatatagtttcactagaggtgacctgataagttgtcgatgaagaaggggatgccttgggcatccccaagcttagatgcttgagtcttcttgaaatatgcagggatgaaccacgggggcatccccaaacttagacttttcactcttcttgatcatattatatcatcctcctctcttgatccttgaaaacttcctccacaccaaactcaaaacaatctcattagagggttagtgcataatcaaaaattcacatgttcagagaggacacaatcattcctaacacttctggacattacccaaagctactgaaagttaatggagcaaagaaatccattcaacacagtaaaagaggcaatgtgaaataaaaggcagaatctgtcaaaacagaacagtccgtaaagacaaattttttagaggcacttaacatgctcagatgaagaatctcaaattgaatgaaagttgcgtacctatctgaggattactcatgatttttcgcagttttttctgagttacctacagagagatatactcaaattcgtgacagctagaaatctgtttctgcgcagaaatccaaatctagtatcaacctcactatcaaagactttactcggcacaacaaggcaataaaataaagatagggagaggttgctacagtagtaacaacttccaagacacaaaaagacagtagcaaaataaaaacatgggttatctcccaaggagtgctttctttatagccattaagatgggctcaataattctaatgatgctctcgcatgaaataagagttgaagcaaaagagagcatcaaaagcaaataagaaacacttttaagtctaacccacttcctatgaaaaggaatcttgtaaataaacaagagcataacgcaacaagcatagaaaggcaacaggagcgcaacttcaagattctcaatataaagaggggaaacttaatattattaagatgcgtataaccatgtttccctctctcataataactttcagtagcatcattgatgaaatccacaatataaccatcacttaaaacattcttatcatggttcatatgcatgaaagtatcattatttttggcataagaaaaactcttctcattaatagtaattggagcaggatcattatcaagaatttgaacatggtaaacaagttgcatactaagggaatggtttttggcaatcccatcataactatgacgagtttcataaggataattataacctgtgtcatagccatctctataacgattatctaagcccgaagatataatatcatcatttgaggaaacatggatagtgctaacatcattactttcataatcggtaccaaagagattttcagtatcaaaagtagtgtcctcttccaaatcataatcactaatataagtaaagggcataggaagatcattgtattcaaagtcattatcataataatcattaggagcaacatacttacggatatgccgttacctctttctttttattccccctctttttcctcttcttcgttcccttcttcttcttcttcttcttcttcttcttcttttccctctcctcgttcccttctttaggaggaagaggcttgaagggaggcttctccacataacctgatttatttccagaaacaatagaagaaacttgggaggattcctccttttcattaataagttcgaaacacacagcggtcctatcatattttggcaaagtgtcatcttctaaaatattttgtatgtaagtatttgtgtggaaattatcaatgcaataagaaagacacccatgcaggacactattaatatcaagagcactcatatccaccaaagaagtttttcttaataactcttcacaccccaaaaataaagtaagttcatcatgctgattaggagtgatttcatcatcacaatacaaatttgcagcactcatgtggttcgaattatcattggaggagcattgaaaattaaaatgaccaactctatgacAAAGTTCAcacataaaaggatagagggcacaaactttttcaccaagatcatctagagccctagaccactttctagttttttcattcctgtgatggatacaatattcttcttcaattttattcttttcacaaggtctatgaactccacaaaaattaacatgcttataggaaatagcattctcgaagtttgagcatgttcattgcaatcattaacaacaatttcattttccatgcaagcgtttttaaaaggttcatgatacatgtaccaattttctttaggaacactaatatgagaagcaaaggctctatagcaatctaccataatttgaggatcaaaaccatatttagcactaagctcttgaaaatcagcagtgtgagcgaaagacttaatacaatcatactcgtagtttatacctgattcttttcctttgtcattctcccaatcttcagtattgctttgaattctttcaagaagatcccatctagcttcaacctccttgcttgtgaaagatccctccaaacatgcatctagatagtcctagtgatgtcctgaaagccttgcataaaaattattaataataacattacgggggagctcatgaatgggacatttgagcattagtgacttcaatctcccccatgcttgggaaatactctctccatcacgagggtaaaagttataaatgtaattcctatcaacatgcacttcatgaggaggataaaatttagaataaaagagaggtacaatttccatcCAACCAGTAGATCGACCATttttcagcatcttataccattctgcagctctgcccttcagagatatagagaatagcttcctcttaacttggtcctttgaaatacctgcattctcgaacaactcgcataattcatgtataaagagtaaatgatcactaggatggacagtcccatctccaaaatagctattgttcatagcaagttcaacaattttcataggtatcttgaaaggaatactttcagcaggtggatttaaaatatcacaagcatcattagagttatcgcatatgggagataaagtattatcagagcaaattttctccctaaagatgggaagctaaaaagatcataagaactagcttccccaagcttagacttttccatagcattagcagtaattgcattcatactaataacattgctactatcatgcagataaggttccataggttttttaattttcgcatcaaaccattcatgtattagctcaggaaaaagattaaaaagttcactaaattttgtgttgttttccattatgcctaactagtgaaaaataaaaacaagaaacaaaaagatgcaattgcaagatctaaaggaaatagcttcgagcactcacacaccggcaacagtgctaggaagtagcttagtagtcggaggatgtgaataccttttaccttacctccccggcaacagtgccagaaaatagcttgatgtcttcgcacgcttcttttcctgtagacagtgttgggcctccaagagcagaggtttgtagaacagcagcaagtttcccttaagtgaatcacccaaggtttatcgaactaagggaggtagaggtcaaagatatccctctcaagaaaccctacaattaagatacaagaagtctcttgtgtccccaacacacctaatacacttgtcagatgtataggtgcactagttcggcgaagagatagtgaaatacaagtaatatggatgattatacgtagtaattgcaatctgaaataaaatggcagtaagcgaacatgtagcagaacttgttggaaacggtgtttcaatgcttagaaacaaggcctagggatcatactttcactagtggacactctcaacaatgatcacataaataaataacttctcttcacttgtgctacttcaaacactctcttgttggataacgaacaccattcattgtgtagggctataaaagcacacctcaagccggagtaaacaagctccacaacttccggagttcatattaaagtaacctctagagtgcataatagaccgttgcaatttagaccgagtactaacatagcatacacaccgtcaccaatagctatgaaagggcgaatagatcacatcaatactatcatagtaatagttaacttcataatctacaagagattacaatcaNNNNNNNNNNNNNNNNNNNNNNNNNNNNNNNNNNNNNNNNNNNNNNNNNNNNNNNNNNNNNNNNNNNNNNNNNNNNNNNNNNNNNNNNNNNNNNNNNNNNTCATACTTCCGCAGTTtagcatggccttgtccttcgtctccttcttcactcggaaaaagaattgccatagtTTGACGTCGggtcggatcccaagatgcccctcgcaaagagttgcgaagttcgagagcaggaggtaggagttggggcagatgttgtggggctggagcccgtacgtATTGAGGACGGAGATGAAGAACTCCGAACAAGGGAGCGACAATTCGCGCTCGACCCACGCCTTTTTCATGACACGTTCATCCGtgtcgggcttggggacgtcggaatcGCGCGTGAAGCTCCaatgctcggagatcatgccttcgttttgaagctcccggagctccgcgtctgtggtttcgcagggccaccattgacccctcaccccttcacggctccgggccttggacgctttcttgttttccgcctcctgtaccttggctgccattctagcttggccttgtagcTCCTCTTCGAGCTCTCCGAGccgttgggatccggcctagtaaaatactggaagaggcggagaacggttgagcaagcctaacgtcggaaacatatggtggtaggtacgcaatgggatccgggcaaattggttccacggcactgggatccgggctactcggagaactaccagtgtagtgaggagaaccgtgaggcatgcttccggctgcacccatgcgagctaagttgagtaaccggaaaatctacactacgactacttcttcttctacaagaccggtgcacgtaccggcaatggcgcgacggtccgGCGAAGTTCTGGCGAGGTAGAGGTCGACGAACCGGCGGAttcgagcctccgatgaccacgaatcaGCGGCGGAGCTGATTTCTTGATCAACCGTGGCGATCTTGGTTCGAGGAGAGGTTTGGGGCGGTAGCGCGAGAAGCTCCCGTAAGGAaggttcgccggagttgagatccgtcgggcggcgcggcgcgaggaggaagacgaagtggtgaggcgcggtgaaagaatgaagaattaccgagccgcggggtatttataggccacacgcggagattcgggattcggatccaacggtggaaacggaacggtcgcaccgtcggatggatgacacgtgtcttaggtcaagtgcggtaaaacgacgtagaggtaacttaaccatgcgctcccgaaatttctggctaaagattcgcatctacgaaaatttagcgcgggaaataaggaagttgtgcgcgggaaaggcggaatctccgttgcgatACCAATTCCGAAGACAAAGGATTTCCGAGCAgatgaacccggaatcaagtgaaagttttgaagctcttcgagattctcttcggatccaaattaatgaagtcggaggaatgatgaatctcggagaacttcgggggctactgttgtgggtatactttatgggtatatcaacggcatggcctagatccgacaagcccgggtggcccatagttggtgatgaggcatgtggcccatcgggcggcccagttgctatagatcctgaaggatgaagtccagcccaggaacaggaagccggatctcaaccgacctacgaaggaggccggatccgtgacggcccatgaagtatccggatccagcacgtacttggaggaaggcggatccttgacgtacacggtaaGATGTTGTACcgcagttaggcaacttgtatttcggctaggactctccatgtaaaccctagatccgtgcgcctttataagccggatcccgggagccctagaggcacaaccacaactcattgtaacaacgcgaaagcgtcctGATAATTCCAGactagcagcagtaggccctgtcatcgtgtaggtgttccgaagctgggtaaatcgcgtaccaccgtcccgtgtgcactccgccctatgggccctacttcttctccccctcgtgaggatccctcctccgaggtaccgtcgattaggcaacgacacacacaaaaccagaaaacctatgagctactcttgagtcttccgatcctgaggtgcagcgagggcaccgtgcacctgcaaatctattCAAAGCAAACTATGCACACGGTGAAATTCATTcttgtgttgttatcaaacacacataaCACTAAGGATAGATTTTTCTCTTTCAGTAACCCATCATGCCTCCACTTAGAGGGGTAACAAAAATCCATTAGGATAGCATCCATTGGGAAAAGGGTAAGAAAACCAAGAGAGAAGGGAAAGAGAGAAAGTTGAAGGAAGAAGGTACATCAAGCACCGGGCCTTGCCCACAAGGTTGTGAAGACTGGATATGCATCCTTGTCTCCTTCAAAATGTTGTTCCACCATTCTTGGTGAGATTGCTCCAGTCTGTAACTCTTGTGCTCCAAATCTTGTTGTTGGCATCCAAGATCTGCTTGTATCTTGATGTCTTAGAACCTCTAGTGCTCCCTAGAGAAGAACTTATTGTATCCCCATTTGATTATAGTGGAAGAAGATTTGGGTGGCTTCGACATGTGGTttttcctctcaagttgagaggttttccacataaaaagGATTGGTGTCCCTGTGTTGATTTGGTGTTGCAGTTCCCACTTCGGAAATCCTAAGAACTTGATGAGACATTGGCTCAAGGAGTGTCTGACAAGTTCTTAGACCATTTCCTCCATATATGTTGTTGCATATTTTTCTTCCGACACGAGTAACGGTCCACGAGTTTGTACACAGTGGTGCTGATGTTTACATTGATTATGCTGCATATTTTCAGATCATGTTTAAGTATGTGCTAATCTCCAATTAAGGGGTTACCCGTTATCCTGACGGTTTTCCCAACGCATAACAAGTGACGGAGCCACACCCTGACCACAGCTACTCAGGCTCAGGATGCACTACACAAACCTGCCTTGAGCTTTCTATATCTGCGCATTATAGCATCTCCACCACATCCCACATTAGCCAATGGGGGCTCTGACACAAAATTGGCACCCATCGGTCCGAACGGCGCAAAAACGTGTATGGCTCCCATTACCCGCAATCAGCCGTGCATTACACAAAATGTATTGATTTGTGACCCTGTTTAGTGAAAGTGGATGCAATGGTTGCAAATCTTTGAAAATTTAGTACCAAATGGTCATAAAATTGGGGGTATTGGACACACGCGAACACGGCCGCCACATAAGTCTCCGAAAGGTGGGCCAAAACTGTCATTGACATAGAGTTTAATCATCATTGTTTAATGGTGCCCACCCATCTCGTTGGCTCCCTAGCAGACGATGTCCCCCTAACGGCATGCAGATTACATCGACACGTCATGGGCATTAAACAAACATCGACATTAATTCCCACGGCCGCCCCCTATACACCGGTCTCATCATGTCACCGCTATTTCTCCATGCTCCACGCCTTATCGTCGCCACTAGCTGGGCCTCACGATGGTGTAGTGGTCGGTGCAGGATGCTAGCTTCATCGACATGCCCTCCAACAACGAGGACTagatttagtttagtttagttaaaATACTAAATTTTTAATTATATTCGAGTAGTTTGTTCAAATTGGTGAGTTTAAAATTCTCAAATAAAAAATATGGTTTGGTCTAGTCTCCGCTAACCCCAAAGCGGCCGctggatggagatgctcttaagtctTAAAATGTTGTGCCAAGAATTTGGTTAAGGCATACgtatattttttattattattgaaGGAAGTTATACGTATACTTTTTTTTGTTAAAGCAAAGTTAGTACGGAGTATAATTTGATTAAGTCTCTGCAAAAAAACTGGTTAAGTCCGAGTGTTACCACCCCTAGCCATGGCTGGCAGCCACACAACCGAGACGGAATCCACCTGCAGTTCCTCTGACCACGGGACCTCCACCGTCCGTACCACCTCGGTGCCGTCGCCCGCCACTCGCCGGCGGACAGCGGCGTGTGTGGCGCCTGTGCGCGTGGGCTGCCACCCCGCAGGGGCACCGAGCCAACGGCTTCCGGCCACGTACGAAACAGAGCCCCTCCGGCCAACCATAGCTCGACAGCGCCGCCCGTGCCACTGTCGGCCCCCACAGTGACGGCCCCGCCGGGTTACTATAAATAGGCTTGCCTGACACCGCCTACCTATACCTCCACGCTCCTCACCTCGACACTGCCAAAAATAGCAGCAACATAGCAGCTGCAGGTGGCGGTCTGTGCCCGGAGGACATTGCGTTGCGGCGGCATGGGGAGGGGGAAGGTGCAGCTCCGGCGGATCGAGAACAACGTCAGCCGGCAGGTGACCTTCTCCAAGCGGCGGTCGGGGCTGCTGAAGAAGGCGCACGAGATCGCCGTGCTCTGCGACGCCGACGTCGCCGTCATCGTCTTCTCCGCCAAGGGCAGGCTCTACGAGtactccgcgcacacaaggtcaGCACCCATTCCGGCCGGCGGCTCCATTAATTCCGGTGTTGCTATTCTCTTTTCTTTTCCAGGCTTTTCACGTTTGTTACTCTATATTTTTTCCTTTCACTATGGCATACTTTTTGTTGAGAAAGAGAGTAAAATACTACTGTACTACGTAGATATATCTACCTAGCTAGCCAGTGAGCCGATCGCATATAACATTTGTGGTACATTTCCCTTTTCTGTTTATTTCCTGTTATGGAACTATTGCCCttgaagtaaaaaaaaatacTCAGCTGTTTCGGTACATGCTGGCGACCATGGCCTAGTATGTTCTATTTATGGAACCATATATAGTACGCACATGTACCTGCTCTTTGTACTGCCACTATGCCGCGGGACTACTATACAGTACAGTACCCTCTCTGCACCAAACAAACACAACTGAAAAAACAAACAGTGATGCATGtgtgagagcatgaccatgctggTACAAAAAGATTCCTCGAGCAAAACACAACGTGCCTATTTACTTACACTCTACACTAGTCGCTCCTCGCCGTTCTGTGTAGCTGATTGAGAAAACTATGCCGCGGCACTCTTATACAGTATTGCAGTACACTACTCTCTGCACCGACGTACACACCTGAAAAAATGCATGCGTGGGACGTACGACCTCTACTAACGCATGCTGGTACCAAAAGATTCCTTCAACAAAGCACAACGTGTTCATTTACACTAGTTTGTCGTCGCCCTTTGATTGAGGCAACTTTAGTTATTTTCCTTGGTTTGTGCAGATCAATTAATTACTTGTTGTTGTTAACTCGATTTTGTTATTTCTTTAGCATGGAAAGAATCCTCGAGCGATATGAGAGATTTTCCTTATCTGAAGGAAACGTGGTCGAAGAATTCACCGATCTCGAGGTATGGAGTACATTTTAACATTCTTTATCTTATGTATGCTGCAATGATCTAATTATGTATTATTGCGCTTGTTACCTTAATTACCAAGTACTATTTTAAATTTGTACTGGACAGGGGAGTATGAACTACGATCATATCAAGTTGACTTCTAGGATTGAAGCTCTGCAAAAGAGTCGAAGGTAACAAAAGGGACAATAGTTTTTTACCCCACAAATGAAAACTAAGAAACTatcatagaaaaaataaattCTTAAATGCTGGTGTCACTAATATCGTTGCGTATGCAAAACTGTAAAGTATATACATACTATCTctatgaattaaaaaaaaaagcTGCATTTTTAAGTACTATCGTAAAGGTACACGCAGCTTACTAATTTTTTTTGGTGGGGGTGGGTGCGGGCAAAGATGTCATTTATTGATGTCAGTGAGTGCTATAAACAGAAACATGTGACTTGATATTTACCCATTGGCAAGTACAAGGACATGACTGCACGCTAAGGCAATTGATTGGCTGGTTTCTCCAGGAGCAGAGCTCGAGCTCAGTTTTGAATACCCGCTTAGTATCTCTAAGAATAAAAAACAAGTATATTTTTCAAAGTAGTATCATAAGGTACACGTAGCTTACTACTGAAAGTAGTACAAATCAATTAAAATCATCTGTTATTCAAAATTGATCATTTTGGTTACAGCTGGATAATTTCTTGACAAAAGATAAGCGAGTTAAAAATAATAATCTGAATGTGTCTTACCATTTTCAGAAGTTGAGAAGAAAAATGCTAAACGTGCACACGTCATACATTTTTTTTCTAGAATAACTAATCTAATTTTTACTAATCCTGCGTGCACTCAGGAATCTTATGGGAGAGCAACTGGATTCCCTGACAGCGAGGGAAGTCCAGCAGCTTGAGCAGCAGATTGGCAATGCCCTCCGGAACATCAGGCTCAGAAAGGTGCACACAAAGAACTGCTAACTATTACTTAGGTAAAAGCTATGTTTTCTTGGTCATCATTTCACTATAGCTAACTGTTTTGTGGTTAATTCGTTCAGAATCATCTCTTAACCAACTCGATCGGGGAGCTCCAAAACAAGGCAAATCTTACAATATATTGATTCTTGAAGGTCAGATAGTCCTCTCAGTACCTGCACTTTATTAATCCTTTGATTTCATCGCTGCAGGAAAGGATGTTGATGGAGCAAAATAAAATTCTGGAGAAGGTAAATTTAACTCCTGCAAAGAAAGTTTGCTTTAATTTTCGGTTGAACACAGCATGATTGCTCATATGGTTGGACTAAACTTTTAGGTGAACTGAATCAAATATTTTGTGTCTATTCATGTCAACAGGAGAAGGCTGAAGTCCTGGAGGCATCCCTGCACAAGAACCGCCCTGCTCCTTTCTGCAATAATACAGTTGCCTCCCTGCCCAACCTGAACATCTGGTGAgggcattcatccactaatttctccTATGCAGTGCATGTTTTATTGCTTCAATCTCCAGTTCTTTTCTTCTGACTGCAAACGTTAGTCTGAACATGGACATGCATCAAACCACAGAGGGACGTGACACCTCAGAGCCAGGATCTGAGACGACGACAACGATCAAACGAATGAGCAGCGGTGGCGGTTATGTCATTCCTTGGTTGATGCTCCGGCCGTCGTCGGATGACTAGAGGAGGACCGAGtacttgcataacatatgttttagtGCAAGAACCTTCAGAATTTCAGATGCTATGTTCCCAGACATTGCTGCTGAATAATTTGTTGATTGCTAGCTTCTGGTTTTCTTATTGTAGCGTTAAACATGTACTGAAGAAAAGCTCTAGTTAGTTCAAGCTACTAGTTTGATGTGACTCCTGTCATGTGATATATGCTGCCGGATTTGGATTTATTTTGGATGTTGATTTAGTGGAAACATTGACGTGGACGTCATATCACTTCATCTTTTGCGCTTTTTGTGCTGCAGAATTGTAGAACTAGTACCGCAGGAGACAGGGGGCAGTAGACTTCCTTGAGAAAATAGCAACGTTTTAAATAGCATGCTATAACAAATAGTGGGCGATTGTACATACATTTCATTTAGAGAGACACTGCTCATGATGGTACAACGTGCTATTAGGTGGCGCTGTGGCGCACTATTTGAACATTGGAAAAACTGGAACCAAAGTTGGTCATATTTCAAGTGTGGTGAATTAGTTGTTGAAAAGGCATATTTTTTTATGATACACGGTACAGGCGCAAACGCACACACATATGTACGTACACTCGTCCCTATAAAAATATTTTTACCCGTGCCAAGTGTTGTACTAGTAGTTGTACACTAATGAAGTTTCGATGCTTTCTCATTAGGGAGCATCGACGGTATGGAACAACCGTGGCCTGGAATGGTGGGCTATTTGTTTGGGCCTGGTAATTTCTAGCCACCGTTTGTCATGCTTGAACCCATAGGTTTATATGTTACTGATCTACTGCCAtgatttttatttcttgttttgtaACGTAAGAAGCTTCTGTCCATCCATAATACACGCAGAAAATCAAATATTACAAGTTCTTAATGTCACTCGGTCACACACTAATACTACAAGTTGTAACTCTACTTGTAACcattgttcaaaaactaggccgattcagcgattactaggcagattaatcgctactaggggtctAACCGTGTCGATTATCATTAAtcgcttgtgttaatcctttagcccgattaatcatactgaaagtccgattactaggtatgttcccgattaactactacacttggtcaaaaaagttgcaaaattttcaatgcatattgctagtacaggcgctacccctccccattaaagtaggttttgcgaagctcccgcttgattgtAGCCTCCAGCAGCTCAGTTTCCACTGTCGCTAACTAGTTACTTGCCCTCCTAGACCAGTGGCTTGCAGTTGCCCAGACCTCAGATACAGGAGCTCGTGCGGGAGCTCGAGGAtgccttcaataggttaggtggttgaggtgtaagaggggtcgtaccctaggtaggtggtgggagaagataaacttcagaggtgagaggagaagaaatggaaggaaggaacgcgacctcggctagtggatcctgatgcgctcgtgaccttgaagattaggtcacggaggagaagAGTACATGTTTTTTGAGATTTTAGGCTCTAGACAAGTAGGGCCAggcatatagaggctcatatactattatttttattatataaACTATTTtcaagtgctaatttgtgtatgttgcaccgattaatagccgaccgattaaatcagttaatcgtccgaattccgattaatcgctgctcccaagccgaccgagcagttaacgattaccgattttcttAACATTGCTTGTAACTGGATAAAATCACCTACAACCCAATTTACAACTGGAATATAATTCAGttgcaaatgaaaaaaaaacacagTTAAAACCACATTGACAATTAAAAAATGACTGAACGCAGTTGTAATTCCAGttgtaacaaaaaaaaaacctcaaGCTATAACTTCACTTGTTGCAACCGCACTTACTACTGGAAAATGTTCTGTTGAAACCCATTTGTACCTGGTAAATCTCGGTTACAACACAGTTGCAACTATAACAATCTCGTTTGCGACCCACTTGCAACTAGAACAAAATCGGTTGCAACCTCACTTAGAACTGGAAAATCTCAGTTG encodes:
- the LOC124656142 gene encoding MADS-box transcription factor 20-like; translation: MGRGKVQLRRIENNVSRQVTFSKRRSGLLKKAHEIAVLCDADVAVIVFSAKGRLYEYSAHTSMERILERYERFSLSEGNVVEEFTDLEGSMNYDHIKLTSRIEALQKSRRNLMGEQLDSLTAREVQQLEQQIGNALRNIRLRKNHLLTNSIGELQNKERMLMEQNKILEKEKAEVLEASLHKNRPAPFCNNTVASLPNLNIW